The Ralstonia wenshanensis genome includes a region encoding these proteins:
- a CDS encoding AraC family transcriptional regulator yields MVDPLAEVVSLLQPSAPFSKLVVATAPWAVRRTEMGRPFYFVILDGDCHLTIDGPAKGDTITLHAGDFVLIPAARGFATSSLDQQPPLDSEIVATPIQPMPGGARVGDPDGAEDVRMLVGNCEFGSPDAALLVPLLPQWVHVRGEHRLSTLVQLIADESRADRPAREIVTARLLEVLLIEALRSMASIAESPGLARGLSDSKLAPALRWMHERPAFPWSIAQLAREAAMSRSAFFERFSRTVGMPPMEYLQAWRMAMAKQLLRQRELQIAEIAERVGYSSVSSFGVAFTRYVGVPPGRFAKLGSA; encoded by the coding sequence ATGGTAGATCCCCTAGCCGAAGTCGTGTCCTTGTTGCAGCCGAGCGCTCCATTCTCGAAGCTCGTTGTGGCGACCGCCCCTTGGGCAGTGCGCCGCACAGAGATGGGCAGGCCGTTCTATTTCGTCATTCTCGACGGCGATTGCCATCTGACCATCGATGGGCCCGCGAAAGGCGACACGATCACGCTGCACGCGGGCGACTTTGTATTGATTCCGGCGGCGCGTGGCTTCGCAACCTCCAGCCTTGATCAGCAGCCGCCCTTGGATAGCGAGATTGTGGCTACCCCAATCCAACCAATGCCTGGAGGCGCTCGCGTCGGTGACCCTGATGGCGCAGAGGACGTTCGTATGCTCGTCGGCAATTGCGAGTTCGGCTCACCGGATGCAGCGCTACTCGTGCCCCTACTGCCACAATGGGTCCACGTACGGGGCGAGCATCGTCTTTCGACGTTGGTCCAATTGATCGCAGACGAATCGCGTGCCGATCGGCCTGCGCGCGAGATCGTAACGGCTCGTCTGCTCGAAGTGTTGCTGATCGAGGCCCTGCGGTCGATGGCGAGCATTGCGGAGTCTCCAGGCTTGGCACGCGGCCTATCTGATTCCAAGCTGGCACCGGCTTTGCGCTGGATGCACGAGCGTCCGGCGTTCCCATGGAGCATCGCGCAACTGGCGCGCGAGGCAGCGATGTCGCGCTCAGCCTTTTTTGAGCGGTTCAGCCGCACCGTGGGAATGCCGCCAATGGAATACCTACAGGCTTGGCGAATGGCGATGGCAAAGCAGCTGCTGCGACAACGAGAACTCCAGATCGCAGAGATTGCTGAGCGCGTCGGCTATAGCTCTGTCAGTTCCTTCGGAGTTGCATTCACGCGGTACGTGGGCGTACCCCCCGGTCGCTTTGCCAAATTGGGGAGCGCTTGA
- a CDS encoding SDR family oxidoreductase, giving the protein MSNSLTVLITGCSSGFGLETARLFLDNGWRVVATMRNPREDLLPRSSNLRVLPLDVTDAESIRSCVEHAGPIDALVNNAGVGVLGPLEATMLDSMREVFETNTFGTIAMTQAVLPQLRQRRAGVVVNVTSSVTLKPLPLLSVYTGSKAAVNAFTESLALELAEFNIRVRLVLPGRAPSTSFGSNARRLMSEMVPEPYAGYMESVFDEMRNANAPVTNAEDVAKAVWLAVTDPAAPFRIPTGADAIALADA; this is encoded by the coding sequence ATGTCCAACTCACTCACAGTCCTGATCACCGGTTGCTCGTCCGGTTTTGGTCTGGAGACTGCACGCCTGTTCCTCGATAACGGGTGGCGCGTTGTCGCGACGATGCGGAATCCGCGCGAAGATTTGTTGCCGCGCTCAAGCAACTTGCGCGTACTGCCGCTCGACGTCACCGACGCTGAGAGCATCCGCAGCTGCGTCGAGCACGCCGGACCGATCGATGCACTCGTCAACAATGCCGGCGTAGGCGTCTTGGGGCCGCTGGAGGCGACCATGCTGGACAGCATGCGCGAGGTGTTTGAGACCAACACGTTCGGCACCATCGCGATGACTCAAGCCGTGTTGCCACAGTTGCGTCAGCGGCGAGCCGGTGTCGTCGTCAATGTTACGTCCAGCGTGACTCTGAAGCCCCTGCCACTTTTATCGGTCTACACCGGCAGCAAGGCTGCGGTAAACGCATTCACAGAGTCACTCGCCTTGGAACTTGCTGAATTCAATATCCGCGTTAGGCTCGTGTTACCTGGGCGGGCACCCAGTACGAGTTTTGGCAGCAACGCGCGACGGCTAATGAGCGAGATGGTGCCAGAGCCCTATGCCGGATATATGGAGAGCGTGTTCGACGAAATGCGCAACGCCAACGCTCCGGTCACAAATGCGGAAGATGTTGCAAAAGCGGTTTGGCTGGCGGTCACCGATCCGGCAGCACCGTTCCGAATTCCCACGGGGGCGGATGCCATTGCATTGGCCGACGCTTGA